In Bdellovibrio svalbardensis, the sequence TCAACTCTTGTAAATTCTTGAGCTCATAAGTCGAATTCACATAAACATAAGGGTGCTGAAATGAAATCGGGACACGGTAAACGGCCTCATAATCACTGCGAAGCTGCAGAGGTGCCACCGCCAGGAGGATCGCCACGAAGGCCCATTTGTATTGGGGCCTGTCGGTCCAAACTTTTTGTATAAACAGAGCGAGGACAAAATAAAAACCCCACACCAAGGAAAGAATGCACCACACTGTTTTGTAAGGAATCAGAGAATACAGCAACAAATGAGTCAGTGAAAAAGCGCTCATCAAGCGCAAAGGCGCGTCCCTCATAAAGAGCCCCACGAAAGCCATCACGATGCCGATTATGGCTAAGGGCTCCGCCACCCACAGGGTCTTCACCCAATATAAAAATTCTTTGTTGTGACCGGTTTCTCCCATTCCCGTTTTCATCCACGGCAGGAATGCTTTAACGAAATCCAAAATCCCCGAAGGGTTGCGCATAAAGCCCGTGAAGAAGGCCACAAAGAAAATTAACAAGAATGCCACTAGGGCCGTTGTTCCAACACTCCAAGCATCGCGAAGTTTCTGCCAGGACAGTTGTTTACGCCACTCCTTGGGTCCCAAAAATAAAATTCCCACAAGAAAGGAGGCAATGGTCAACGCAAAAGTTTCCTTAAGGGTCATCATCCCAAACAAGCCCACCAGCAGAAGATCCAAGGACTTGTTATCTTGTTCCTCACCCCAGCGCAATATTCCAAGAGCAAAGAGCATTTGAAAGAACACGAAAGGCATCTCATGAATTCCCGATCGTCCAAAAAAAAGAAATGCGGGA encodes:
- a CDS encoding flippase activity-associated protein Agl23; its protein translation is MKLAAKSSQVTKYSRYVLWLVILLTAITTRFFELTNKPIHFDESINGWFVLQMGKVGFYKYDPNNYHGPLYFYILQFFEFLWGRSIATLRAVPATFGVLSVMLFSFGFLRSRLMQGTALLLVLLSPAFLFFGRSGIHEMPFVFFQMLFALGILRWGEEQDNKSLDLLLVGLFGMMTLKETFALTIASFLVGILFLGPKEWRKQLSWQKLRDAWSVGTTALVAFLLIFFVAFFTGFMRNPSGILDFVKAFLPWMKTGMGETGHNKEFLYWVKTLWVAEPLAIIGIVMAFVGLFMRDAPLRLMSAFSLTHLLLYSLIPYKTVWCILSLVWGFYFVLALFIQKVWTDRPQYKWAFVAILLAVAPLQLRSDYEAVYRVPISFQHPYVYVNSTYELKNLQELILAKLEEKPELRSQIIQIGMKEQWPWPWVLRFLSGVRYDLCGRTVQPHALVYLCDNQDRLTVEAELSERYMRIAIPMRQSKETSLVYLQKNIFDGSYHGDYELVGPEGDIK